From Osmerus mordax isolate fOsmMor3 chromosome 7, fOsmMor3.pri, whole genome shotgun sequence:
GTGAGATTACCTTGCAAAATAAGTAGCACTGCACAGGAAAGGTGCAGTGTTGTGTGAATAGTATGTTCTTTCTCTGACAGAGAGGAACCATTTCAAGTATGTATTAGTTTTCATACACCTGGTACCCCCAGCACAACATGGGTGCTGACAGTAAGGGATTAAATCAGGTAGCCTAGCTAGTGTACAACACATGTTGCTTCTACCAAGCATGGTGTTGGGGTGGATGATTATCTGTATTTATAATCAAATATTCCTGACACTAAGCAGCATCATTAGTATCAATAGCCATATAGTAGCTTTTGAATAGCATAATTAGTGGGCTGTAGCTTCGACTCCAGTGAGGCATAAAGTGaccaggagcaggacagggcagtAACTCATTTCTTTTCTAGATATTTCTGATTTGACACAAGAGACTGCGTGTCAGTGTACGTTGGACCCGCCCACTGACGTACGTGACGTCGTTTCGTCACACGTAGTCCTTCCTTCATCCATTCTGCTTGTTAGCATAGCTTAGCATAGCTTCAGCTGTTTTCGGCAGTCCAAGTGGTGGTGTATCCGtgatctctctctttacctgagGACGTGCTACATTTAAAACCTTTACAGAAACCATTGTTAACAAGTGCTGCGGCATAAAACACCGGTAGTTTCTCCTCAAAGGCGCACCGCACGTCTGGGCCATGGCCAGATCAGAACAAGTCCTACTGCTCGAACCACAACACGAACTAAAATTCAGAGGTAAGACTGAGAGGGCAGGGCCCGTCAGTTCGGCATTCAAGTATTTGACCACTGACTAGCCAGCTTTCTACTTGCTCGTGTTTTGCATGATCAACACTTGTGTTATTGACGTTTGATACGCCATCAAAATATATTGCGTTTATTGTGCCCCTACTTTTTGCCGTTTGATTTCTTTGCCACATCATTGTTGTAGTGAAGTATTGCGCACAAACGGCTGCCACCTATCACATCTAGCTAATAGGCTAGCTGTCATTTTCCAGGGCTAACGTCGTTAGCTTGGTATGGCCCAGTTCTTTCCAAGACAGCAGAGCCGCCCCCATGGCCATTTCCTCAATCGATATCAATGGGTGTTTCAGTGTGCATAGCATACGAATGCTACATATGTTGGTCTCAAGGTTAACACGTATACATACAATCTGACAACTTAATGATTTCGTGATGGAGTTAATAGTACATAGCGTTGCATATCTAGTACTTAACAGAGCTGGATAGGTCAGATCGGGCAAAGGGCCAGCACTCACTAAGCCAAGGCTAGCAAGATGATTAACTAGCTACACTATGCGGATGAGTGCATAGTCTCCAAGCTCTAGCAAGCTAAGTCGTTTTGCAGAGGGATAAGGGTATCATTTCCGCGTTGTGTTAGTATCATGCGATACCAACGCTTGCTGATAATAACCCATGTACAATGCACGCAGGCCAGAGGTGGAAGACTTGTGGTTAAAGAATCTCTGACGGGAAAGATTAAGTATTATACTGAACAGGAAAAAGAGATTATAATATATGTTAATTGAAGGCTCTGCCAGTTCTAATGAAGGACAAACATTGTCTATTAGTCCATGGACCCAGCCCAAAAGAACCCCCTGTGTGAGACAGATGACCAAAGATATGGTGGCGATGGTAACTGATGATTTGTCTTTGtttctccattcctccatccctccgcccAGGCCCGTTCACTGATGTAGTCACCACCACGCTGAAGCTGAGCAATCCAACagacagaaatgtgtgttttaaaGTGAAGACCACTGCGCCTCGCCGGTACTGTGTCCGGCCCAACAGCGGCATTATTGACGCAGGAACCTCTATCAATGTATCTGGTGAGTAGCCACTATCCCTGGAGTATTAGATACTAATTAACCAAATGTCCAAAATCCGATTTTTTGTATTGTTGGAATTAACATTGACTAATGCAGCTGCATAACTAATAAATAGCCATGCAGCTATTTAACAGAACATTGAACTGTTGGACTATTGTACCATGGAATAATCTAGGCTATTGAATCATGCTTGGTTTATGTAGAAGATTTCCTGTAActtggtgtgtttgtctctACAGTTATGCTGCAGCCATTTGACTATGATCCCAATGAGAAGAGCAAACACAAGTTCATGGTTCAGTCTCTGCTGGCTCCTTACGACATGACGGACATGGAGGGGGTGGTGAGTGTCCCAGCAGGGAACGAGGAGGCCTCTTCATTGtgtatacctgatgtcaacaagaCCTTGGTTAAGATCTAgtccctctgctctctgtgcTCCCCAGTGGAAAGAGGCAAAGCCTGATGACCTAATGGACTCGAAGTTGAGATGTGCTTTTGAGATGCCACTAGAAAATGACAAAACTGTAAGTtctaaaaacaaaaatatatatttgtatttatttatgttaaTCTAATGTCTGAGAGCTTGGAGGGTTATCCACCTCATCCCTGTCTGCTTCAGTCACACTCATTTATTTGGCccccttgtcaatgcattttttaCTGTTCAGTTTAAACCACAAAAAGTTACATCAAATCCCTGTACTTGATATAATTTCATGTTTTGTGTAACACCTAGTAAAAGTATCATCTGTATAAGCAATAGCCATTAGAGatccaaaaacagatgttgTGCACTCTAACCTGTCTTCCATAACACCCTTACAACGACGTAATCTCCATAACGCTGTTCTGTagacttttttttctctcatttatttaatttattttgtatttgtttttattctccccctcccaccccccttatGCTCTGCATCTgcatgcccccctctctccacagcaTGACAGTGATAGCAACAAACTTGTGTCCCCCTCTACCCCCATAAAGTCTGAGCTGACCTCTCTGCCCAAGTCTGCCAGTGCCTCCCTGGATGATGGGGAGGTGAAGAAGATAATGGAGGAGTGTAAGAGGCTTCAGATGGAGGTCCAGCGGTTACGGGAAGAGAACAAACAGATCAGGGTAAGGCTCTGGGTTGGGTCTGGTTTTAGGGCTCTCACCTACACACCTCCCCCATTCTCTTTCCTTGGGATATGGAGCTCAGGGGTTGTTGTAGGTCAAAGGTTATTTGTGATGCACAATGCCTTTTGTTGATTGGTGGATGGGCCAAGAGCTTACCTCTGCTGTGTGACTCTTCTCCTCAGGAGGATGATgggctgaggaagaggaaggtgacGGTCATGGCTGctcactcctcttcctcgtctgcGACTGTGGCGACaggaatgagggaggaggggctgagtACCCGCATTCTGGCGCTCTGCGTGCTGTTCTTTGTGCTTGGGGTCATAATCGGCAAGCTGgccctgtaaacaacaacaacaaggatGTCCACTtgattttgtttatttgttatttgatttgtttactttttgtttttttagcatAAGGCAATATCACATGGGTTTCTTCGCGTAGTGGGGAGTGTTTAACGTAATGACAAAAATAATTCAACAAATGAAGGTTATCTAAACTGAGTCGTGTAAAGTATAACAACCAACGTCTTCACAGGTCTTGCCTTCTGATCACTCTGATGTTCTCTTTCCTCGTCCCtgcctccattcctccatcccttcatccctcccgcCGTCATTCCTACTTGCACAGAAACAGAGCGTGGTAAGGGGGGAGGCTAGTCTACTATGTGTCCTATTATGATAATGTGTCAATGGTTATAATGTGCACCAGTGAAGCCAAGGCTGTTTTCCTACTGAAGAACCGATGTGATTGAAGATAACGATGAAGTTGATCTAATGCTGTGTGAATGTTTTAATCACTGTTCTTTTTTAAAGGCAaagatgtgttgtgtgtgtgtgtgtgtgtgtgtgtgtgtgtgtgtgtgtgtgtgtgtgtgtgtgtgtgtgtgtgtgtgtgtgtgtgtgtgtgtgtgtgtgtgtgtgtgtgtgtgtgtgtgtgtgtgtgtgtgtgtgtgtgtgtgtgtgtgtgtgtgtgtgtgtgtgtgtgtgtgtgtgtgtgtgtgtgtgtgtgtgtgtgtgtgtgtgtgtgtgtgtgtgtgtgtgtgtgtgtgtgtgtgtgtgtgtgtgtgtgtgtgtgtgtgtgtgtgtgtgtgtgtgtgtgtgtgtgtgtgtgtgtgtgtgtgtgtgtgtgtgtgagagaggctgaGTTTTAGCATGAGGTGTGAGGGGTGAGACAACACGGCAAGTCTGTCACCCTTCCGGTTCGTGTGTAAAACACAAACATGGCGTTTGGACTTCACTGAAAATAAAACTAATCATGACTATCATGTTTGATCCCACCAATACAAAAGGCTGCTTTTTAAAAGGTCTACTAATTGTGTTAATCATATTTGCAGTTGCTGTGAAACCTATAACGCGAACAGTTTCCCCTGTTGCAGTGAGCTAGTTATTCAAACACGTGAAAGCTTTGTTTCTAAGTATGCTGGATGGGTTCAGACTGAGGTCTCAACAGAGTGAGAACTGACAGGTTGTCATGCCCATAGGCTGATGTTGGCTCACTTGATGTATGTGACCTCTGGAGGTTGATAGTCAGGGGTGGGTAAGATCTTACACCAGGCTCCAGGCAGCTTCTTTGTGAAATAGGGATGCTCTCTGTTTTTGAGACAGCAGTGTAGTGTACTTCAGCAGACAGCACAGTAGGTCTCACCTGTGGATGTCTCGCTCTGTATAAATGGATCCAATGATGAGACACTAAACAGGCCAAGTATAAAGTCTATATTGTAGAACTTGGTGTCTCTCAACACTGCCCATCCTTACATCATAGGGGTCCTGCTTTAATTACTTTTTAACTATCATATAGCCCACAGTTGTGTTGTAgttcatttaaaatgtaaaatcaATGCTCTGTACTCTGGTAGACAGATTTCACTGTGCTATGTTCAGCATGGACACCAACCCTAGATTAacattctttcctttctttccaAAACTGTCTTTTTTATAAGGG
This genomic window contains:
- the LOC136945902 gene encoding vesicle-associated membrane protein-associated protein B-like isoform X1; translation: MARSEQVLLLEPQHELKFRGPFTDVVTTTLKLSNPTDRNVCFKVKTTAPRRYCVRPNSGIIDAGTSINVSVMLQPFDYDPNEKSKHKFMVQSLLAPYDMTDMEGVWKEAKPDDLMDSKLRCAFEMPLENDKTHDSDSNKLVSPSTPIKSELTSLPKSASASLDDGEVKKIMEECKRLQMEVQRLREENKQIREDDGLRKRKVTVMAAHSSSSSATVATGMREEGLSTRILALCVLFFVLGVIIGKLAL
- the LOC136945902 gene encoding vesicle-associated membrane protein-associated protein B-like isoform X2 translates to MARSEQVLLLEPQHELKFRGPFTDVVTTTLKLSNPTDRNVCFKVKTTAPRRYCVRPNSGIIDAGTSINVSVMLQPFDYDPNEKSKHKFMVQSLLAPYDMTDMEGVWKEAKPDDLMDSKLRCAFEMPLENDKTSELTSLPKSASASLDDGEVKKIMEECKRLQMEVQRLREENKQIREDDGLRKRKVTVMAAHSSSSSATVATGMREEGLSTRILALCVLFFVLGVIIGKLAL